DNA from Pseudocitrobacter corydidari:
CGATGAAGCGCATCAGCTTCCTGATATCGCCAGCCAGTATTTTGGTCAGTCGCTCTCCAGCCGACAGCTGTTAGACCTCGCCAAAGACATCACCATCGCGTACCGAACAGAACTGAAAGATACCCAGCAATTGCAAAAATGTGCTGACCGCCTGGCGCAGGCCACTCAGGACTTCCGCTTGCAGCTGGGCGATCCTGGCTATCGCGGGAATCTGCGTGAACTGCTGGCAGATAACACCATTCAGCGCGCGCTTCTGTTGTTAGATGATGCGCTGGAGCTGTGCTATGACGTCGCCAAACTGTCGCTGGGGCGCTCTGCTTTGCTGGACGCGGCCTTTGAACGGGCGACGCTGTATCGTGCGCGACTCAAACGGTTGAAAGACGTCAACCAGCCGGGTTACAGCTACTGGTATGAGTGCAACTCGCGCCACTTTACCATGGCGCTAACGCCGCTCACGGTAGCCGATAAATTCAAAGAAGTCATGGCGCAGAAGCCGGGTAGCTGGATTTTTACCTCGGCCACCTTATCGGTGAACGACGATCTGCATCACTTCACCGATCGCCTCGGCATCGGAGAGGCGCACTCACTCCTGTTGCCGAGCCCGTTTGACTACGCGCATCAGGCACTGCTGTGCGTACCGCGTAACCTGCCGTTACCCAATCAGCCCGGCGCGGCGCGTCATCTGGCGGCCATGTTAAAACCGATCATCGAAGCCAACGATGGCCGCTGTTTTATGCTTTGCACCTCACACGCCATGATGCGTGATCTGGCGGAGCAGTTCCGCGCCACTATGACGTTACCGGTGTTACTCCAGGGCGAAACCAGCAAAGGGCAGTTGCTGCAACAGTTTGTCAGCGCGGGTAATGCGCTACTGGTGGCGACCAGCAGTTTCTGGGAAGGTGTGGATGTGCGTGGTGATGCGCTCTCGTTGGTGATCATCGATAAACTGCCGTTTACCTCACCGGATGACCCGCTGCTGAAGGCGCGAATGGAAGATTGTCGTCTGCGCGGCGGCGATCCCTTTGAAGACGTTCAGCTGCCGGATGCGGTCATTACCCTTAAACAGGGCGTCGGGCGTTTGATTCGCGACACCGACGATCGCGGTGTGCTGGTGATTTGCGACAATCGTCTGGTGATGCGCCCGTACGGCGCAACGTTCCTTGCCAGCCTGCCGCCTGCACCGCGCACGCGGGATATCGGGCGCGCGGTTCGTTTCCTGGCGATGTCATCCATTCGTTAACAAGGGCGCAGCCTGGTACAAAGTGTGCTAAGATGCGCGCCATTTTATTGATCTGCAATTGCGAGAGCGCGACGAATCATGCGAATTCTGGCTATCGACACCGCCACGGAAGCCTGCTCGGCTGCCCTGTGGAATACCGGTGACATCTGTGCTCATTTTGAACTCTGTCCTCGTGAACACACCCAACGCATTCTGCCTGTGGTGCAGGATATTCTTAGCCAAAGCGGCGTCACTTTAGCGGAGCTGGACGCGCTGGCTTTTGGCCGTGGGCCGGGCAGTTTTACCGGTGTGCGTATCGGTATCGGTATCGCGCAGGGGCTGGCGCTCGGCGCTGAACTGCCGATGATTGGCGTCTCGACGCTTGCGACCATGGCGCAGGGCGCATTCCGCAAAAGCGGCGCGACGCGCGTTCTGGCCGCCATTGATGCCCGCATGGGCGAAGTCTACTGGGCGGAGTATGTTCGCGACGAGCAGGGCATCTGGCACGGCGAAGAGAGTGAAGCGGTACTGAAACCGGAAGCGGTTAAAGCACGTCTCATGCAGTTATCCGGTGAATGGGTAACCGTGGGCACCGGTTGGCCGGCATGGCCTGAACTGGCCGCCGACGCCACGCACCTCACGATAACCGATGGCGAGGTGTTACTGCCCGCAGCCGAAGATATGCTACCCATCGCGGTTTATCTGCTGGAGCAGGGCAAAACCGTCGCCGTTGAGAAAGCCGAACCTAAATATTTACGCAACGAAGTGGCATGGAAGAAACTTCCGGGCCGTGAATGAATCTTAGTAAGTAAATACTGAGAAAAAGGAGTTGCATCATGGCGGGTCAAAAAGCGGTCGTTCGCATTGCTCTGGCGGGGCTTATTGCTGTCGCACTGAGTGGCTGCGTCAGCGTGCCGGATGCTATTAAGGGCAGCAGCCCAACGCCGCAGCAGGATCTGGTGCGCGTAATGGCATCGCCGCAGTTGTATGTCGGCCAGGAGTCCCGTTTCGGTGGGAAAGTGGTCAATGTGCAGAATACCAACGGTAATACGCGTCTGGAAATTGCTACCGTACCCCTCGACAGCGGTGCGCGCCCGATTCTTGGCGAACCTTCGCGCGGGCGAATTTATGCCGATGTTAATGGCTTCCTTGACCCCGTCGATTTCCGTGGGCAACTGGTGACGGTTGTCGGCCCTATTGCGGGCACGGTGGAAGGCAAGATTGGCAATACCGCCTACAAGTATCTGCGTGTTCAGGTCACCGGCTATAAACGCTGGCGGGTGACCCAGCAGGTGGTGATGCCGCCGCAGCCGATTGATCCCTGGTTCTACGGCCCGCATCCGTGGCGTGGGGGTTACGGTTATGGCGGTTGGGGATGGTATAACCCCGGCCCCGCTCAGGTACAAACTATCGTTACTGAATAACGAATTGATTTGTAAAAGAAAAGAGGCAGCGGCTAGTCCGCTGTCTCTTTATTTAGATGGTATTAGAAAAATAAAAAGTGACGCGCTTCGCAACCTGCGGTTTGTGTAATTAATAAACTGGTACGCTGAGTTAATATTATGTTAACGGATGGTTTATTAATTGGGGTTGTGATGACGACGAATACGCATTTTAGAGGTGATACTTTGAAGAAGGTTTGGCTCAACCGTTATCCGTCCGATGTTCCGGCGGATATCAATCCTGACCGTTATCAATCCCTGGTTGAACTCTTCGAACATGCCACGACGCGCTATGCTGACCAGCCAGCGTTCGTCAACATGGGCGAAGTGATGACGTTTCGTAAACTGGAAGAGCGCAGTCGTGCGTTCGCCGCCTATCTTCAGCAGGGGCTTGGGTTACAAAAGGGCGATCGCGTGGCGTTGATGATGCCGAACCTGCTGCAATATCCGGTCGCGCTGTTTGGTATTCTACGTGCGGGCATGATTGCGGTGAACGTCAACCCGCTCTATACCCCACGCGAGCTGGAGCATCAGCTCAACGACAGCGGTGCGGCAGCAATTGTCATTGTCTCCAACTTTGCCCACACCCTGGAAAAAGTCGTCGAAAAAACCCAGGTGAAGCACGTTATTCTGACGCGCATGGGCGATCAGCTTTCCACCGCGAAAGGGACGCTGGTTAACTTTGTGGTGAAGTACATCAAGCGTCTGGTGCCAAAATATCATCTGCCGGATGCTATCTCTTTCCGTCGCGCGCTGCACAACGGCTATCGGCTTCAGTATGTTAAACCTGAGATCAGCGCCGACGATCTCGCGTTCCTGCAATATACCGGCGGCACTACCGGCGTGGCGAAAGGCGCGATGCTCACGCACCGCAATATGCTCGCCAACCTCGAACAGGTTAACGCCACCTATGGGCCGTTGTTGCATCGCGGTACGGAGCTGGTGATAACCGCACTGCCGCTGTATCACATCTTTGCGCTCACCATGAACTGCCTGCTGTTTATCGAGCTGGGCGGTAAGAACGTGTTAATCACCAACCCGCGCGATATTCCGGGGCTGGTGAAAGAGCTGGCAAAATACCCGTTTACCGCGATGACCGGGGTAAATACCTTATTCAACGCGCTGCTGAACAACAAAGAGTTTCAGCAGCTCGACTTTTCGACACTGCATCTCTCGGCGGGCGGCGGCATGCCGGTACAGAATGCGGTTGCTGAACGCTGGGTAAAACTGACCGGGCAGTATCTGCTGGAAGGTTACGGCCTGACGGAGTGCTCGCCGCTGGTGAGCGTCAACCCGCACGATATCGACTATCACAGCGGCAGTATTGGCCTGCCGGTGCCGTCCACCGATGTTAAGCTGGTGGATGATGACGATAACGAAGTGGCGCACGGCGAGCCGGGTGAACTTTGCGTGAAAGGGCCACAGGTGATGCTGGGCTACTGGCAGCGTCCGGACGCGACGGATGAAATCATCAAAGACGGCTGGCTGCATACTGGCGATATCGCGGTGATGGACGACGAAGGCTTCCTGCGTATTGTCGATCGCAAAAAAGACATGATTCTGGTCTCTGGCTTCAATGTGTATCCAAATGAAATTGAAGATGTAGTGATGCAGCATCCTGGCGTTCAGGAAGTGGCGGCCGTCGGCGTACCGGCGGGAAGTAGCGGCGAAACGGTGAAGATTTTTGTCGTTAAGAAAGACGCCTCGTTAACTGATGAAGCGCTCATCACCTTCTGCCGCCGCCAGCTAACGGGCTATAAGGTGCCGAAACTTGTCGAATTCCGTGATGAATTACCGAAGTCTAACGTTGGTAAGATTTTGAGACGAGAATTACGTGACGAAGCACGTGCTAAAGTAGAGAATAAAGGCTGAGAAATTTCTAAGTCGCCAGACGCCGGCTATGCCGGCGTTTTTATTGGGCGCAATCTAAGAGAGTATGATTTGAACTATCAGATGATCACCACCAACGAAGCGCTGAGCACCTTGTGCGAAGCCGTTGCGCAGGTTACTTCCATCGCGCTGGACACCGAGTTTGTCCGCACCCGTACCTATTATCCGCAGCTGGGACTCATTCAGCTGTTTGATGGTCAGCAAACGTCGCTTATCGATCCGCTCGGCATTACCGACTGGTCTCCGTTGCAGGCGATTTTGCAGGACACCCGCATCACTAAGTTCCTGCACGCGGGTAGCGAAGACCTGGAAGTGTTTCTGAATGTATTCGGTTCAATGCCAAAACCGCTGATTGATACCCAAATTCTGGCCGCGTTTTGCGGCCGCCCGATGTCCTGGGGTTTTGCGGCGATGGTGGAAGAGTATACCGGCGTCAAACTGGACAAAAGCGAGTCGCGTACCGACTGGCTGGCGCGCCCGTTGACCGAGCGTCAATGCATCTATGCGGCGGCAGACGTCTGGTATCTGCTGCCTATCGCGCACAAGCTGATGGCGGAAACCGAGCAGGCAGGGCGCTTAGACGCCGCACTGGATGAGTGCCGTCTCATGCAGCAGCGTCGTCAGGAAGTGGTTGACCCGGCGGAAGCCTGGCGCGACATCACCAACGCCTGGCAACTGCGTACGCGTCAGCTGGCGTGCCTGCAACTGCTGGCCGACTGGCGTCTGCGTAAAGCCCGTGAGCGCGATCTGGCGGTGAATTTTGTGGTGCGTGAAGAACATCTGTGGAGCGTGGCGCGCTATATGCCGGGCAGCATGGGCGAGCTCGACAGTCTGGGCCTTTCCGGTAGTGAGATCCGCTTCCATGGTAAAACGCTGCTGAGCCTGGTGGCGAAAGCGCAGGCGCTACCGGATGACGCACTGCCAGAGCCGTTGCTGAATCTGATGGACATGCCGGGCTATCGCAAAGCGTTTAAAGAGATTAAAGCGCTGGTGCAGGAAGTGGGGCAGGAATCTGGTGTAAGTGCCGAACTGCTGGCGTCGCGTCGCCAGATTAACCAGTTGCTGAACTGGCACTGGCAGCTGAAAACCTTCGCCAGCGCACCAGAGATGATCTCCGGCTGGCGCGGCGAGCTGCTGGGTGGCCGTCTTGACGCGCTGCTCGCCGAGTATCCGCGCTAAAAAAGAAACCCCGGTGGCCTGCGCCTTCCGGGGTTTTTTCTCACATCGACCAGCGATATCAGGACTTAGATTCTTCCGCTTCCGGTAAGGTCACGTTAAGTTCCAGAATCGAGATATCCCCGTCTTTCTGTTCCAGCTGTACTGTCACCATTTCCGGGTCAATCTGAATGTATTTGCAGATGACTTCCAGAATGTCCTTGCGCAGCTGCGGCAGGTAATGCGGTTCAGCATCGCTGCGGCGGCGTTCTGCCACAATAATCTGTAAGCGTTCTTTCGCGATATTCGCGGTGCTCTTTTTTCGTGAGAGAAAAAAGTCGAGTAATGCCATAATTTATCCTCCGAACAGGCGTTTGAGGAAACCTTTCTTCTCTTCTTCAATGAAGCGGAAAGGACGTTCTTCTCCCAACAGACGATCCACAGTGTCAGCGTAGGCTTTACCTGCATCGGACACCGCATCCAGAATAACCGGTTCACCCTGGTTGGAGGCGCGCAGTACAGATTGATCTTCCGGGATGACGCCGACCAGTTTAATGCGCAGAATTTCCAGCACATCTTCCATGCTCAGCATATCGCCTTTGTTTACGCGACCCGGATTGTAGCGGGTCAGCAGAAGGTGTTCTTTAATCGGTTCTTCACCGTTTTCCGCACGACGCGATTTCGAGGCCAGAATGCCCAGAATGCGGTCGGAGTCGCGCACGGAAGAGACTTCCGGGTTGGTGGTGATGATCGCTTCATCGGCGAAATAGAGCGCCATCAGCGCGCCGGTTTCGATGCCCGCCGGGGAGTCGCAGACCACAAAGTCGAACTCCATCTTCTTCAGTTCTTCGAGTACTTTTGCGACGCCTTCGCGGGTCAATGCGTCTTTATCACGGGTCTGTGAGGCCGGAAGAATAAACAGATTTTCCGTGCGCTTATCTTTGATCAGCGCCTGGTTCAGCGTGGCATCGCCCTGAATAACGTTAACGAAATCATACACAACGCGGCGTTCACAGCCCATAATCAGGTCGAGGTTTCGCAGTCCGATATCGAAATCGATAACGACAGTTTTCTTTCCCTTCTGCGCCAAACCAGTCGCGATGGCCGCGCTGGAGGTGGTTTTGCCCACGCCCCCTTTACCCGAAGTCACAACAATAATGCGTGCCATAGAAATTCCTTGTTAAAAGGGATTAATTAAACGGTTGAATTGTCAAAGCGCTGTCGTCTAAACGCAGACGCGCCGCTTTGCCATAAAACTCGGCTGGGATTTGATCGCTCAGCCAGTATTCCCCGGCAATGGACATCAATTCCGCTGCCAGATGTGTACAAAAAATTTGTGCCTCCCGGTCACCGGCAGCGCCAGCCAGCACGCGTCCCCGCATCATGCCATACACATGAATGTTACCATCAGCGATAAGCTCTGCGCCTGCGCTCACGTGGTTTGTAACAATCAGATCACAGTTTGGCGCATAAATGCGCTGACCGGAACGAACCGGCATATCAATCAATCGCGTTTTTGTGATCGTGCTAACAGTTGGGGCAGGTTCTGGCTGAGGTTGAGGTTCGGCGGGAGCAGGGCGGGCGATTTTTTCTTTACCCTCAGTGAGTAAAGGCAGGCCCGCTTTGTCGATTTCCGCTTTCATGCGCGGGTTCTTCGCGCCGCTCACGCCCACAATACGCAAACCCGCAGCATTAATCGCCTGCTGCAACGGCTGCCATTGGGTCGTCTCTTCCAGGCTACTGACGTTTACCACCACCGGCGCGTGACGAAAAAAAGCCGGAGCCTGAGCCACCTTGTCTTCTAACGCCTGACGAATAATCTCGGGATTTGCCTCATGCAAATGCACCACTGATAAAGTGAAGCTACTGCCTTTAAGTTCGATTGGCGTGTTTGACATCCTGGCCTTACTCAATTTGCTATTTATCATCCAGCACTATGCGGTGATATTCCGAAGACTATCAGGCATGTTATAGTCACTGATATATAGAGGCAAGTCACCACGGGCTTAAATAAGAGTAAAAGTATGTTTTGTGTGATCTACCGGAGCGCTAAACGCGACCAAACCTATCTTTATGTCGAAAAAAGAGACGATTTCTCCCGCGTGCCTGAGGAGCTGATGAAAGGCTTCGGGCAACCGCAGTTGGCGATGCTGCTGCCGCTGGACGGGCGTAAACAGCTGGTGAACGCGGATCTTGAAAAGGTAAAACAGGCCCTCAAAGAGCAGGGATATTATTTACAGATCCCGCCGCCGCCTGAGAATTTACTGAAACAGCATCTGGCCGAATCAGGTAAACCGCAAGATTAATCCTGGTCCGTTATTGATGTTGGTCGAAAAATGAGTCTATTAGTTATAACAAATATGTTTGAAAAACGAATAGGGGAAACGAATGTATCAGCATCATAACTGGCAAGGGGCATTGCTGGATTATCCGGTCAGTAAAGTCGTCTGTGTCGGCAGTAATTACGCAAAGCACATTCAGGAAATGGGCAGCGCTATTCCGGAAGAACCGGTGTTGTTTATCAAACCGGAAACCGCGCTTTGCGATATTCGCCAACCGCTGGTGCTTCCGCAAGGGCTGGGTTCTGTGCATCATGAAGTTGAACTGGCGGTGCTGATTGGCGCAACATTGCGCCAGGCAACCGAAGAGCACGTTCAGAAAGCGATTGCGGGTTATGGCGTAGCGCTGGATCTCACGCTGCGCGATGTGCAGGGTAAAATGAAGAAAGCGGGGCAACCGTGGGAAAAAGCCAAAGGCTTTGATAATTCCTGCCCGATTTCTGGTTTTATTCCGGCTGCCGAATTCGAGAGCGATCCGCAGAATACGCCGCTGGCGTTAACGGTTAACGGCGAGGTGCGCCAGCAGGGAACGACGGCAGACATGATCCATAAAATCATCCCGCTGATTGCCTATATGAGCCGTTTCTTCACTCTGAAGCCTGGCGATGTCGTGTTAACCGGCACCCCCGAAGGCGTGGGGCCACTGCTGAGCGGCGATGAACTGACCGTACAGTTCAACGGCCTTTCCCTCTCTACCCGCGTACTGTAATCCCTTCTTGCCGCCCTGATTGGGCGGCAAAACTTGCATCCCTGTGCCAGACTGGTTATAAGGTGCACCCTGGTTTTTGATGTGGACATCCTTATGAGCGAATTACCTTTCTGGCAAAGCAAAACTCTCGACGAAATGACTGACGCCGAGTGGGAATCGCTGTGCGATGGCTGCGGGCAATGCTGCCTGCATAAACTGATGGATGAAGACACGGATGAAATCTATTTCACCAACGTTGCCTGCCGTCAGCTGAACATCAAAACCTGTCAGTGCCGTAACTACGAACGTCGTTTCGAATATGAGCCGGACTGCATCAAACTCACCCGCGAGAATTTGCCAACCTTCGAGTGGTTACCGCACACCTGTGCCTATCGCCTGCTGGCGGAGGGGAAAGGTCTGCCGGAGTGGCATCCGCTGTTGACCGGCTCAAAAGCCGCGATGCATGGCGAGCGTATTTCTGTGCGCCATATTGCTGTGAAAGAGTCGGAAGTGCGCGACTGGCAGGACCATATTATGAATAAGCCTGAGTGGGCAGACTAACCCCAACGCCATCACGAACAATAAACGTTTGCCGCCATTGGCCCGCGTAAACCATTTACGCGGCAAAACTCCACGCGCATGCCGGGGATCAGAGATTCGGATTGATGGGTACTGAGGGCTGAGATGTGAACCTGAACGTCTTTACGACCATCTGAAGGGGTGATGAGACCTTTACCGCTGAGGGAGTCAAAAGCTTTGACAATGCCTGTCATTTTACGAGACAAATAAATTCCTTTGTATTGATAACGCCGAACACTATACGCAGGTTTGGATATTTATCCAGTGTTTTATTTTGTCAGGCAGCACTGCGGAATTAAAAAACGCGCCAAAAGGCGCGTTTTTTAGAAGTCATTATCGACCAAACAAATCGCGTTTTTTCGGCTTAAACGGCTGAGCGATAATCACCAGCACCGCCACCACCAGATAAGCGGCGAAGATACCGACCAGCCACTGCGGCATTTCCAGCGACAGGAAAGACCACTGACGCACCGCGCAGTCGCCGGATGCGACAAACACCTGCGGCAGCCATTTATCGAGCGGCAGCCAGGTCGGGAAGCGCGCGGCAAAGTCGCAGGTCATAAACGGCGACGGATGCAGCTGAATCATCGTGTGCTCCCAGGCAAGCTGCAAACCACGAATGGCGCTGTAGATCCAAATCACCATGGCGACGTAACGCAGCGGCGTTTTTGGGGCGATGGCGCCTACAATACCTGCACCCATGATGCCGAACAGGGCGCAACGCTCATAGATACACATGACGCACGGCTGCAGCAGCATAATATGCTGGAAATACAGCGCAACGAGTTCAAGTGCAAAGGCAGTCAACGCCATCAACAACCACGCGCCACGGCCTCGTGAGCACTGGTTCAAATATCGCAACATAATCATTTCCCTGGAACATGTTTAAGAGCAGCAGTTTAAACCAAAAAAAGCCTGCCGCCACTGACGTTTAGCAATTATTACGTAAATGAACATTAAATGCCCGGCACTACTGGCCGGGCAGTTTAGCTTTAAGGTAAATGTGGAGAGGGGATCCAACCGAGCGCCAATAGCCAGTCGCTGGCGGGTTGCAGGGCAAACTCAACGCACAGCAGCCCAACCAGTGTCAGTACAATGGTGTAAGGCAGCGCCATCCAGACCATGCGACCATAAGAAAGTCGTATGAGCGGTGCCAGCGCCGAGGTGAGCAGGAACAGGAATGCCGCCTGACCATTCGGCGTGGCGACTGACGGCAGGTTAGTGCCGGTGTTGATCGCGACCGCCAGCATCTCAAATTGTTTGAGGTCGATAGCGCCAGACTCCAGCGCAGCCTTCACTTCGTTGATATAGACGGTGCCAACAAACACGTTATCGGAAATCGACGACAGCAAACCGTTGAAGATATAGAACAGCGAGCGCTGTGCGTGCGGAGAAGCTTGCAGCACAAAGTCGATGATTGGCGCGAACAGGTGCTGGTCAATAATCACCGCAACGACCGCGAAGAAGACGGTCAGCAGCGCGGTGAAGGGCAGCGCCTCGGTGAAGGCTTTGCCGATGGCATGCTCATCGGTAATGCCGGTGAACGAGGTGGCAAAGATGATAACCGACAGACCAATTAACCCGACTTCCGCCAGATGGAAAGCCAGCGCCAGCACCAGCCAGACGCCAATCAGCGCCTGAACGCACAGGCGCATGGTGTCCTGGCGCGAGCGCTGTTTACGGCTTCGCTCATCAAAATCATGCAGTGTTTTGCGCACGGTCTCCGGAAGCGTGGCCCCGTAACCGAACAGCTTGAATCTCTCTAAAAGCAGGCAGGTGGTGATGCCACAAATAAACACCGGCACGGTAACCGGAGCCATTCGCATAAAGAACTCACCGAAGTGCCAGCCGGAGGCTTTGGCGATAATCAGGTTCTGTGGTTCGCCGACCATCGTCATCACGCCGCCAAGCGCGGTGCCGACGCCCGCGTGCATCATCAGGCTGCGCAGAAACGCGCGGAATTGTTCCAGTACGTCGCGATAGTGTTTATCAATGTGGCTATCATCGAGCAGATCGTCATCGTCAGTACGGTTTGACGCCGCTCGGTGATAAATGCCATAGAAACCCACCGCGACGCTGATGATCACCGCGACGACCGTCAGCGCATCAAGGAAGGCT
Protein-coding regions in this window:
- the nhaB gene encoding Na(+)/H(+) antiporter NhaB; this translates as MEISYCRALWRNFLGQSPDWYKLLLLIFLVINPIIFLVNPFLAGWLLVVEFIFTLAMALKCYPLIPGGLLAIEAVIVGMTSAEHVREEIAANLEVLLLLIFMVAGIYFMKQLLLFIFTRLLLSIRSKMLLSLAFCLAAAFLSAFLDALTVVAVIISVAVGFYGIYHRAASNRTDDDDLLDDSHIDKHYRDVLEQFRAFLRSLMMHAGVGTALGGVMTMVGEPQNLIIAKASGWHFGEFFMRMAPVTVPVFICGITTCLLLERFKLFGYGATLPETVRKTLHDFDERSRKQRSRQDTMRLCVQALIGVWLVLALAFHLAEVGLIGLSVIIFATSFTGITDEHAIGKAFTEALPFTALLTVFFAVVAVIIDQHLFAPIIDFVLQASPHAQRSLFYIFNGLLSSISDNVFVGTVYINEVKAALESGAIDLKQFEMLAVAINTGTNLPSVATPNGQAAFLFLLTSALAPLIRLSYGRMVWMALPYTIVLTLVGLLCVEFALQPASDWLLALGWIPSPHLP